GCCTCATTGAGTCTAGGTGGCCGGGGTACTATTCTCAAGGCATGAAGAATGCGCTACGGAAAACCAGATACCTTTTGACCATCGCTGCCTTCGGATGGGTTGCCACTCTTGCCACAGCCGGCGAAGCGCCATCGCGCGACGTGCTGCTCGCGACTATGCGCAGGGCCACGGACTTCGTCTTCAATACGCTGTCCAATCGCGGCGGAGTGGTTTGGCTGTACACCATGGACCTCGAGCCTTACGGGGAACTCAAGGCGCGGAAAAGCATGATTTGGGTGGAGCCTCCGTCGACTCCGTCGATGGGCCTCATGCTGCTCGATGCCTACCGGATTACCGGCGACACCTACTATCTGGATCGCGCCCGCAAAGT
The Candidatus Hydrogenedentota bacterium DNA segment above includes these coding regions:
- a CDS encoding pectate lyase, with amino-acid sequence MKNALRKTRYLLTIAAFGWVATLATAGEAPSRDVLLATMRRATDFVFNTLSNRGGVVWLYTMDLEPYGELKARKSMIWVEPPSTPSMGLMLLDAYRITGDTYYLDRARKVGEALAWGQHPSGGWHYFIDFDPAGVDAYYDSFFTKCWGWQEYLKKRTNCTFDDYT